In Paraconexibacter algicola, the following proteins share a genomic window:
- a CDS encoding cytochrome P450 yields the protein MPDATAAGALPPRPDLSRWMMGVGFLLTPTRFFDACHARCGDWFTLRPAPGRTLVVTADPDAVREVLRGDPDVLHAGAGNAVLAPVLGPGSTLLLDGAEHLRHRRMLLPPFHGDRLRASTAVMEEVAARHVAAWPRGQAGPALPRMQALTLEIIVRTVFGVEDPAHVARVGAPLRRVLAQVGTRGRVVALGLTQGRHAGPLSPWRRFLAARAAADAVVTEELAARRHAAPGQDVLSLLLQARDEHGEGLTDAELRDELMTLLIAGHETTATALAWTVERLVRHPDVLATAVAERRAGGHAYLDAVIRETLRLRPVVPAVVRQLRRDLRLGGWDLPAGVHVAPSIYLLHRRADLYPEPLAFRPQRFLDAAPSSSTWIPFGGGVRRCLGASFALLEMRVVLGALLDAAQLAPARGDRAGEGTTRRAITFAPARGGRIVLR from the coding sequence ATGCCCGACGCGACGGCCGCCGGGGCGCTCCCGCCCCGGCCGGACCTGTCGCGCTGGATGATGGGCGTCGGCTTCCTGCTGACGCCCACGCGGTTCTTCGACGCCTGCCACGCGCGCTGCGGCGACTGGTTCACGCTGCGGCCCGCGCCCGGCCGCACGCTCGTCGTGACCGCGGACCCGGACGCGGTCCGCGAGGTCCTGCGCGGGGACCCGGACGTGCTGCACGCCGGGGCGGGCAACGCGGTCCTCGCCCCGGTCCTGGGCCCCGGGTCGACGCTGCTGCTGGACGGCGCCGAGCACCTGCGCCACCGGCGGATGCTGCTGCCGCCGTTCCACGGGGACCGGCTGCGCGCGAGCACCGCCGTGATGGAGGAGGTCGCGGCCCGCCACGTCGCCGCGTGGCCGCGCGGGCAGGCGGGGCCGGCGCTGCCGCGGATGCAGGCGCTGACGCTCGAGATCATCGTCCGCACGGTCTTCGGCGTCGAGGACCCGGCGCACGTCGCGCGGGTCGGGGCGCCCCTGCGGCGCGTCCTCGCGCAGGTCGGCACGCGCGGCCGGGTCGTGGCGCTCGGACTCACCCAGGGCCGCCACGCCGGGCCGCTGAGTCCCTGGCGGCGGTTCCTCGCGGCGCGTGCGGCCGCCGACGCCGTCGTCACCGAGGAGCTCGCCGCGCGCCGTCACGCCGCTCCCGGGCAGGACGTGCTGTCGCTGCTGCTGCAGGCCCGCGACGAGCACGGGGAGGGCCTCACCGACGCGGAGCTGCGCGACGAGCTCATGACGCTGCTGATCGCCGGGCACGAGACGACCGCGACCGCGCTCGCCTGGACGGTCGAGCGGCTCGTGCGCCACCCCGACGTGCTCGCGACGGCTGTGGCGGAGCGGCGTGCGGGCGGCCATGCGTACCTCGACGCGGTGATCCGCGAGACGCTGCGGCTGCGGCCGGTGGTGCCGGCGGTCGTGCGGCAGCTGCGCCGCGACCTGCGCCTGGGCGGCTGGGACCTGCCGGCCGGCGTGCACGTCGCCCCGTCGATCTACCTCCTGCACCGCCGCGCGGACCTGTACCCCGAGCCGCTGGCGTTCCGACCGCAGCGGTTCCTCGACGCGGCGCCGTCGTCGTCCACGTGGATCCCGTTCGGCGGCGGTGTGCGCCGCTGCCTGGGGGCGAGCTTCGCGCTGCTGGAGATGCGGGTGGTGCTCGGCGCCCTGCTGGACGCGGCGCAGCTCGCGCCCGCCCGCGGTGACCGGGCGGGGGAGGGGACGACGCGGCGTGCGATCACGTTCGCGCCCGCCCGGGGCGGACGCATCGTCCTGCGCTGA
- a CDS encoding ATP-binding cassette domain-containing protein, producing the protein MSAIETVGLEREYRDGLKAVAGVDLAVAAGEVYGFLGPNGAGKTTTVRMLVTLLRPTGGRATVAGHDVATEPAKVRRRIGVALQEASLDLLMTGRELVELQATLHGIPPRTVAGRATELIERVGLEQAQDRRVGTYSGGMRRRLDLAMALIHEPEVLFLDEPTTGLDPVSRLTLWEEVRRLKAEGTTVFLTTQYLEEADQLADRVGIISQGRLVAEGTPASLKAEIDRPRLNVSVVDQDRLAQAREILARFGDERPSTENADLSFAVDGGATAIAPVVRALDEAGIAVAALQVVEPSLDDVFVQKTGRHLEGTDAPAAETPA; encoded by the coding sequence ATGAGCGCGATCGAGACGGTGGGGCTGGAGCGGGAGTACCGGGACGGCCTGAAGGCGGTGGCGGGCGTGGACCTCGCGGTCGCGGCGGGCGAGGTGTACGGGTTCCTCGGCCCCAACGGTGCCGGGAAGACCACGACCGTGCGGATGCTCGTGACGCTCCTGCGGCCCACGGGCGGGCGGGCGACGGTCGCCGGGCACGACGTCGCCACCGAGCCGGCGAAGGTCCGCCGGCGCATCGGCGTCGCCCTGCAGGAGGCGTCGCTGGACCTGCTGATGACCGGCCGGGAGCTCGTCGAGCTCCAGGCCACGCTCCACGGGATCCCGCCGCGCACGGTCGCCGGGCGTGCCACCGAGCTGATCGAGCGCGTCGGGCTCGAGCAGGCCCAGGACCGGCGCGTCGGCACGTACTCGGGCGGCATGCGCCGCCGCCTGGACCTCGCGATGGCGCTGATCCACGAGCCCGAGGTCCTGTTCCTCGACGAGCCCACCACGGGCCTGGACCCCGTCTCGCGCCTGACGCTGTGGGAGGAGGTGCGACGGCTGAAGGCCGAGGGCACCACGGTCTTCCTCACCACCCAGTACCTCGAGGAGGCCGACCAGCTCGCGGACCGCGTCGGGATCATCAGCCAGGGCCGCCTCGTCGCCGAGGGCACCCCGGCGAGCCTCAAGGCGGAGATCGACCGGCCGCGGCTGAACGTGTCGGTCGTCGACCAGGACCGGCTGGCGCAGGCGCGCGAGATCCTCGCCCGCTTCGGCGACGAGCGACCCTCGACCGAGAACGCCGACCTGTCGTTCGCCGTCGACGGCGGCGCGACCGCGATCGCCCCGGTCGTCCGGGCGCTCGACGAGGCCGGCATCGCCGTCGCGGCGCTCCAGGTCGTCGAGCCGAGCCTCGACGACGTGTTCGTGCAGAAGACCGGCCGGCACCTCGAGGGCACCGACGCCCCGGCCGCGGAGACCCCGGCGTGA
- a CDS encoding ABC transporter permease, which yields MIRAVVALARRALRNAFRRPQFLAPLLIFPTLFLAVNTGGLNRTTDLPGFPQVDGFLDFQLAAAMTQSLLLGGVAAGIALALEIEGGFFDRLVASPIPRAAIVLGRLAAAGALAAIQIVYFTVLGLVFGASIQGGVLGFLAVLLIGVVAGMGFGAIGTTLALRARNASTVQGIFPLVFVVLFISSAFFPRDLLSSPADTIARYNPLSYIADGMRDPIISDLSATPFLEGLAAAALVAAGGIALSVAALRGRLRDA from the coding sequence GTGATCCGCGCCGTCGTCGCGCTCGCCCGTCGCGCCCTGCGCAACGCGTTCCGCCGTCCCCAGTTCCTCGCGCCGCTGCTGATCTTCCCGACGTTGTTCCTCGCCGTGAACACCGGCGGCCTGAACCGCACGACCGACCTCCCCGGGTTCCCGCAGGTCGACGGGTTCCTCGACTTCCAGCTCGCCGCGGCGATGACGCAGTCGCTGCTGCTCGGCGGGGTCGCGGCCGGGATCGCCCTGGCGCTCGAGATCGAGGGCGGCTTCTTCGACCGCCTCGTCGCCTCCCCCATCCCGCGGGCGGCGATCGTGCTCGGCCGGCTGGCCGCGGCGGGCGCGCTCGCCGCGATCCAGATCGTCTACTTCACGGTCCTCGGCCTCGTCTTCGGCGCGAGCATCCAGGGCGGCGTCCTCGGCTTCCTCGCCGTGCTCCTGATCGGGGTCGTCGCCGGCATGGGCTTCGGCGCGATCGGGACGACGCTGGCGCTGCGGGCCCGCAACGCGAGCACGGTCCAGGGGATCTTCCCCCTGGTGTTCGTCGTCCTGTTCATCAGCTCGGCGTTCTTCCCGCGCGATCTGCTCTCCAGCCCCGCCGACACGATCGCCCGCTACAACCCGCTGAGCTACATCGCCGACGGGATGCGCGACCCGATCATCTCCGACCTGTCGGCGACCCCGTTCCTGGAGGGGCTCGCTGCCGCCGCGCTGGTCGCCGCGGGCGGCATCGCGCTCTCGGTCGCGGCGCTGCGCGGAAGGCTGCGGGACGCATGA
- a CDS encoding ABC transporter permease, producing the protein MTAELMVVRALVLRALNEITRVPGAAIPGVLAPTIFMVGLASVFGKAAELPGFTSDDFLTFIVPVGLLQGAGFTGAATGVNLARDIEQGWFDRLLLCPAPRAALLAGIIASAGLRALLPGTFLFGVALALGVDFPGIDGLLVAVPLVMGFACLMACWGVILALRFRSQQAAPLMQMGNFVAVLFSTAYAPKELLAGWLETFATVNPVTLVLEGVRQGFVGDVTWADTWPAFLALGLLLAAFGALAVRGLGRYGR; encoded by the coding sequence ATGACCGCCGAGCTGATGGTCGTCCGCGCGCTCGTCCTGCGGGCGCTGAACGAGATCACCCGCGTCCCGGGCGCCGCGATCCCCGGGGTGCTCGCCCCGACGATCTTCATGGTCGGGCTGGCGAGCGTCTTCGGGAAGGCCGCGGAGCTGCCCGGCTTCACCTCCGACGACTTCCTCACCTTCATCGTGCCGGTCGGACTGCTCCAGGGTGCGGGCTTCACCGGGGCGGCGACGGGCGTCAACCTCGCCCGCGACATCGAGCAGGGCTGGTTCGACCGGCTGCTGCTGTGCCCCGCCCCGCGCGCGGCCCTGCTCGCCGGGATCATCGCGAGCGCCGGGCTGCGCGCCCTGCTGCCCGGCACGTTCCTGTTCGGCGTCGCGCTCGCGCTCGGCGTCGACTTCCCCGGGATCGACGGGCTGCTCGTCGCCGTCCCGCTCGTGATGGGGTTCGCCTGCCTGATGGCGTGCTGGGGGGTCATCCTCGCGCTGCGCTTCCGCTCCCAGCAGGCCGCGCCGCTGATGCAGATGGGCAACTTCGTGGCGGTGCTGTTCTCCACCGCCTACGCCCCGAAGGAGCTGCTGGCCGGCTGGCTCGAGACGTTCGCGACGGTCAACCCCGTCACGCTCGTCCTCGAAGGGGTCCGCCAGGGCTTCGTCGGCGACGTCACCTGGGCGGACACCTGGCCGGCGTTCCTGGCGCTCGGCCTGCTGCTGGCGGCGTTCGGCGCGCTCGCGGTGCGGGGCCTGGGCCGCTACGGACGCTGA